From the genome of Vallitalea longa:
ATCATCAGCTTTAGATTAATCGATTTAATCTTCAATATCACACCACCTATAGCCATAACCATATATAGTCTCTATTCTTATATCAGGTAATTTCTTTCTTACTCTTCTTACAAGATCATCAACTACTCTATCGCTTCCATAATAATCTTCTCCCCATATATTATTGAGAAGGTAATCTCTTGATAAAGCATTATTTCTATTTCTTATGATAGTACATATGAAATCAAATTCTCTTGAGGTTAATTCTATAAGTCTTTCTCCTTGATATACCAATCTTTTGTTAATATCTATTTTATATTTATCATTTATAATGATATTATTGTTTTCTTCTTGTTTATAAACTCTTTTTAACAATTTTCTTGTTCTTATTACTAGTTCCATTGGTAGGAATGGTTTAGATATATAATCATCGCTACCCATTTGAAGACCTGTTATGATATCCAAATCTTTATCCCTTGCTGATATAAATATCACTGGAATATTTTCGTTATGTTTCTTTATTCTTTTTATGAGCTCATAACCATCAAGATCAGGTAGCATTATGTCAAGGATCCATAGATGCATATCTTCCTTAATACATTTTTCTGCCTCTAATCCACTAGTGAAACTCTTAACCTCATAACCTTCATTTCTTAAATAAAACCCTAAGATATCATTTAAATTTCGTTCATCTTCTACTAAATATATTTTATACACACCTAATTCTCCCTTACTTCAAAAAAAATTAATTAAAGAGACTGTTTGAAAATACATTCATCTTAAATAGTTTGAATAAAATATACTATATTAAGATAATTATGTCAACTGAAACATGTATTATTCAACAGCCTCTTTAACGTACTATATATTAATTATATAAAAAATAAAGGGATACTTAAACATTAGCCTAAGCAGTAATTACTTTTATTCAATAAGATTATTCGTTACTATTCTCATTGTCTTGGATATTATTGATTCTTTGTTCAATTCTTTCTTTAATATCATCATATCTATCTTGGCTAATATTACCTTCTTCTAATTTACCTTTTAATTCTTCAAGTAAATTAGTCAGCTTTTCTATCTTTTCTTCATTTGATAATCCTTTGAAATCTTCTCTCATGTTCTTGAATTTTCTACAACCTCTGAAATTGATCTTTTCACCGTTATTTACTTTTTCGATATTCTCTTCAATCATTGCTTTTATATTATTGTATTGTTCTTCTGTAATATCTCCATTATCGAATTTCTCTTTTACTTTATCTAGTTTATCATTCAATAGTTCTATCATATCTTCTTTGTCTAGAGGCTGTTTCTGCTTTTTGAAACGTTCCTTAAAATTTTTATCTGGTACTTCACCATTTTTTATGGCTTCCATAAATTTTGTACATTGTTCTTTTAATTGATTGTATTTTTCTTCATCGATTTTTCCATCAGCATATTCTTGATCTAATCTATCCAATTTTTCCTGTATCCTAGCTAAATGCTCCTCATCTGTTAAAGGTTTAGCTTCTTTGTCAAATTCTAAATTTCTAATTTTTTTACAATTATCAAATTTATCTTTTTGAACATCTTTAGAAGCTTGTACTGGAGGATTTTCATCTTGTGCTGCTTCCATTGCCATAGTCGGTACCATTAAATTTGCTGATAATACAATTCCTAGTCCTAAGGTTAATATCTTCTTTAACATGTTTATGACCTCCTAATAGTTTTTGCCTAAATTAATCGATCGAATAAATTTTAGGTTTATAGTTAATAATTATTTAACTATGCAATTAGTATAACCATAAAATGTAGAAGAATTATCATTAAAATATGTGAAATTGTGTGAAAAATTTTTAAAACAGGTCAACTGATCCTACTTGACCATATTTAACAATAAGCTGTCCCACAATCTCTTTAACTCCTTTTTCAACACATTGTAGTATATCATTTTCTATAGGAGTCATGCCAGTTCCTGCTATTACACTTTCATACATAGGATATAAATAGACTCTTTCATCTATTAAGTCTGGTCTTTCATCTATTATTTTTTTAACTTCACCTACTGATGAATTTTCATCAATGTTTTTATTTTTATTAAAGTACTCTCTCACATTTCTAGTTATAGCAAGTCTTATATCAGTTCCCACATTTATTTTAGCTATACCGTATGGAATTACTTCAAGTACTTGTTCGATTGGTATTCCATGTGCATTATTAAGATTTCCCCCTAAGCTATTGATTCCCTCAACTAAATATTGAGGAACAGTTGAAGAACCATGAGAAACTAAAGCACCTTTAATTTTATTGAATTTCATATTTTCATAGGAAGCAATTGCTATCTCTTTGCTTATTACAACATCCTTACCTTTAGCTGCACCATGGCTGGTTCCATAAGAAATAGCTAGACAATCTACACTTGTTTTCTTGAAAAATTCACATACCTTATTAGGGTCTGTATATAATGAACCACTGTGATTAGCGTTATCTTCTCTACCAGCCAACACACCAAGTTCTCCTTCTACTGTGACTCCTTTTTCATGTGCATAGTCAACGATTTCCTTAGTGAGTGCGATATTCTCTTCAAATGGTAGATATGAACCATCTATCATTACAGATGTGAAACCTTCATCAATACAAGCTTTTACTAATTCTTTATCATGACCATGATCCAAATGTAGAACAACTGGGATATCTGTCTTATCTGCCTCTTCTTTTATGATTTTACTTATAATCTTGATACCTTCTATCTTTTCCTCTAATGTAGCTTTTAGAAAATCTTTTCTTCCTGCTATGAAACCAGTAGCGAATTCTATTACCTGTAATATAACTGGTGATCTAAATGTTTCATGAATTTCTATTGCTGCTTTTACCTCGTTTGTTGTATGTACATTAAATGCTCCATAAGCGAATTTTCCTTCTATAGCTTTATCAAGTAATAATTTCATAGGTATTAATGGCATATTTTTATCCTCCTTATATTATCTTTGTAAATAATGTTTGTAAGCAACTTTCTTCATTGGTTTAATATTCAACCATGCGGCTACCTCCATCATTTCTGCACCTAAGTCATTAAATGCTAAGGCATAATGATGTGGTTGATATCTTACCATTATTGTTTCTACTAGATCTCTAACTTTTATAGGATTTTCATTTAGTTTAAGATTTGACATCCATCCTCTTGAACCATCAAAACTTGGTTTCTCAGGTTGATTGAAGTCACCAGTAAGTAAAAACATTTCCTCTCCATCTTTAGTAAATCTTGCAACTGTCCCTTTTTGTTTTGCGAAAATCATATCAGCTACAGGTGCATTTTCTTTCAATCCTTTACCTGACCAAGGACCTGGATTACAATGAGAAGCTAATTTGACTTCCCCATTATAAGCGACATTATTACAACCAAGTCCACAATGCCAAAAAAGTACACTTTCATCTTTCTCGTCAAAATCAGATAAGTCCATCAATAATGATGGTTTATCATTCATATATCTCATCATCATCATAGTAATAAGCCCATAGACATCACCTTCACAAGCTGTTGTAAAATATAGCTGATTCAATCTCCCAATAGCAGCACATGAAACCATATCCAGTTCGATTCTAAATTTTGGCCAACAACTTAAAGCAATACCATCATATCCATTGTCCTCTTTAAAATCTACTACTGCTTTTATTAATCTTGCGTTCTTATTAAGTTTTTCTTTTGCTAAAGAATTGCAACTACAACTATCTTGTAATATTTCTTCCATCAAATCTTTTACATCTTTATCTTCATAAGATAACATTCTATTTTTTATTTCCGAGAATTCATGATTCCTATAAAGTTTGACTCCGAATTTCTTTTGCAATTTTCTTTCATCAAAATATTGATTGTCGAATCCATTAGCAATACCTCCAACAAGAGCGATTTTAGCTTCTTTTACATTCTTGATAGCTGTCAAAGCTTTAACTGTTATCTTGAATCTTTCAATAAATAACTCATCATCCGTATAACCAAAGAACCATTTGAATGGTAAATCATATTCATTTAAATACTGTCCGATGATACTTGCATTCATATTCATTGCACAGAATGAATTAATTGGTAGAGGTCCAGATTTAGTAGGTTCTTTAACTGCCCATAACCCTATAGGTATATT
Proteins encoded in this window:
- a CDS encoding response regulator transcription factor — encoded protein: MYKIYLVEDERNLNDILGFYLRNEGYEVKSFTSGLEAEKCIKEDMHLWILDIMLPDLDGYELIKRIKKHNENIPVIFISARDKDLDIITGLQMGSDDYISKPFLPMELVIRTRKLLKRVYKQEENNNIIINDKYKIDINKRLVYQGERLIELTSREFDFICTIIRNRNNALSRDYLLNNIWGEDYYGSDRVVDDLVRRVRKKLPDIRIETIYGYGYRWCDIED
- a CDS encoding class II fructose-bisphosphate aldolase, encoding MPLIPMKLLLDKAIEGKFAYGAFNVHTTNEVKAAIEIHETFRSPVILQVIEFATGFIAGRKDFLKATLEEKIEGIKIISKIIKEEADKTDIPVVLHLDHGHDKELVKACIDEGFTSVMIDGSYLPFEENIALTKEIVDYAHEKGVTVEGELGVLAGREDNANHSGSLYTDPNKVCEFFKKTSVDCLAISYGTSHGAAKGKDVVISKEIAIASYENMKFNKIKGALVSHGSSTVPQYLVEGINSLGGNLNNAHGIPIEQVLEVIPYGIAKINVGTDIRLAITRNVREYFNKNKNIDENSSVGEVKKIIDERPDLIDERVYLYPMYESVIAGTGMTPIENDILQCVEKGVKEIVGQLIVKYGQVGSVDLF